The segment TCGGCACGCAGCCGTGGGCGAAACCGCTGACCACCGATGCGCTGAACCTCAACGCGCGCTTCGACTACCAGTTCAACGACGACTGGAAGGCCTACGTCGCCGCGGGCCGCAGCCGCACGATGATCGACGACAACAGCGCGTTCGCGTATGGCTGTTCGTCGGCGGGTTGCGCGCCCGGTGGGGCGTCACCGTTCTTCTTCGGCAGGAATGGGGATTTCGACGTGTACGACTTCCGGAGCCCGGGCGAGTACCGACGCAACGACGACGTGCGCGCGGTAACGACCGGTAAGTTTTCTACCGGACCGGTGCGTCACGAGCTGACGGTCGGCGCGAGCGTGCAGCGGCGCGTCGTGCACATGGCGGATGCCGTCTACGACTATGTGGGGAGCGAGAACATCTACGGCCCGGACCTCACGTTTGCGCCGTCGCAAAACGTGGCCGGTCCGTCGTATCCGCGGCTCGACGCGTGGCAGTACGCGGTGTTCGGCGCCGACCGGATCAGCTTCGGCGACCACTGGCAGGTGCTCGCGGGCGGCAAGGAGGTGCTGCTGCGGCAGCGGAGCTGGAGCAGCCTCGACGGTCCGCAAACCCGCACCGACCGCTCGGTGTTCTTGCCGCAGGTCGCACTGGTCTACAAGCCGGTGAACGCGCTGTCGCTCTATGCGTCGTACAGCAAGGCGCTGTCGCTCGGCGACCAGGCGCCGGTGCGCGCAAGCAACGCATATGCGTTCCTGCCGCCCGTCGAATCGCATCAGATCGAGGTCGGCGCGAAATATGACTGGCTCGACCGGCTGAGCCTCACGGCCGCGGTATTCTCGATCAGCAAGCCGTTCCAGTTCGCGCAGCCCGACGCGTCGAACGGCAGCTACACGTTCGTGCAGCGCGGCACGCAGCGGCACCAGGGGATCGAGCTCGGCGCGGCCGGACGGCTCACGCAGCGGCTGTCGCTGACCGCGACCGTGGCGGCGATTCGCGCGCGCGCTTACGATTCGGGTTCGCCGGCCTACGAAGGGCACCAGGTCATCAACGTCCCGGCGCTGCGCGCGTCGCTGTATGCGGACTATGCGGTGCCCGGCGTCGCCGGTCTCGCGCTGCTCGGCGGCGTCGATTACAGCGCGAGCCGCAATGCGAACGAGGAGGGCACGGCGCGCGTGCCGGCGTGGTTCGTGTTCAATCTCGGCGCGCGGTATGCGACGAAGATCGGCGGACACCGGACGGTGCTGCGCGTGTCGGTCGACAACCTGTTCAACAAGTTCTACTGGCGGGATGCGGGCGAGCAGCAGGGCGACGCCTACCTGTTCCCCGGCGCG is part of the Burkholderia ubonensis subsp. mesacidophila genome and harbors:
- a CDS encoding TonB-dependent siderophore receptor, whose product is MTVNRRRASPALRRRACVSVGLGITLFAAQAGAASVDAPAPASDADAASGGGTLPAISVSGARDNALRARTASVAGYDDAPLRDTPASVSVVTRALLDDQQAKRLSDVVRNDASVSNAYAPVGYFEGFSIRGFPVDLASAIRIDGLTVSGEQNVPLENKERVEILKGLAGIDSGVVAPGGVINFVTKRSANVASVTTGVDSRGSTSAAVDLGQRFGPGNQFGIRINAAKENMHSYIDGTNGRRTFGSIAADWDISPRASLQLNAEFQQWIQRSAPGYQLLGGTVVPSVKSTSKALGTQPWAKPLTTDALNLNARFDYQFNDDWKAYVAAGRSRTMIDDNSAFAYGCSSAGCAPGGASPFFFGRNGDFDVYDFRSPGEYRRNDDVRAVTTGKFSTGPVRHELTVGASVQRRVVHMADAVYDYVGSENIYGPDLTFAPSQNVAGPSYPRLDAWQYAVFGADRISFGDHWQVLAGGKEVLLRQRSWSSLDGPQTRTDRSVFLPQVALVYKPVNALSLYASYSKALSLGDQAPVRASNAYAFLPPVESHQIEVGAKYDWLDRLSLTAAVFSISKPFQFAQPDASNGSYTFVQRGTQRHQGIELGAAGRLTQRLSLTATVAAIRARAYDSGSPAYEGHQVINVPALRASLYADYAVPGVAGLALLGGVDYSASRNANEEGTARVPAWFVFNLGARYATKIGGHRTVLRVSVDNLFNKFYWRDAGEQQGDAYLFPGAPRTARVSLTYDF